A genome region from Oncorhynchus masou masou isolate Uvic2021 chromosome 14, UVic_Omas_1.1, whole genome shotgun sequence includes the following:
- the gper1 gene encoding G-protein coupled estrogen receptor 1: MIQDLRSKDTGSMEVQTTSLVQVYVNGTEQLNTSYDYNVTDASENPDTYQFYTIGLFLSCLYTILLFPIGFIGNILILVVNLNHREKMTIPDLYFVNLAVADLILVADSLIEVFNLNEKYYEYAVLCTFMSLFLQVNMYSSIFFLTWMSFDRYVALASSMSSSPLRTMQHAKLSCSLIWMASILATLLPFTIVQTQHRGEVHFCFANVFEIQWLEVTIGFLVPFSVIGLCYSLIVRILMRAQKHRGLWPRRQKALRMIGVVVLVFFICWLPENIFISIQLLHGTDDPAQRSTFSGHLWHDYPLTGHIVNLAAFSNSCLNPIIYSFLGETFRDKLRLFIKQKASWSVLYRFCHHTLDLHIPVRSEVSEV, from the coding sequence ATGATTCAGGACCTTCGAAGCAAAGACACAGGCAGTATGGAAGTGCAGACCACCTCTCTGGTTCAGGTATATGTCAACGGTACGGAGCAACTAAACACCTCATACGACTACAACGTCACGGACGCGTCTGAGAACCCAGACACCTATCAGTTCTACACCATCGGCCTCTTCCTCTCCTGCCTCTACACCATCCTCCTCTTTCCCATCGGCTTCATTGGGAATATACTCATCCTGGTGGTCAACCTCAATCACAGGGAGAAGATGACCATCCCGGACCTCTACTTTGTCAACCTGGCGGTCGCAGACCTCATCCTGGTGGCAGACTCCCTCATCGAGGTCTTCAACCTCAATGAGAAGTACTATGAGTACGCTGTTCTGTGTACCTTCATGTCCTTATTCCTGCAGGTCAACATGTACAGCAGCATCTTTTTCCTGACATGGATGAGCTTTGACCGCTACGTAGCTCTGGCCAGCTCCATGAGCAGCAGTCCTTTGAGGACCATGCAGCATGCCAAGCTCAGCTGCAGCCTCATCTGGATGGCCTCCATCCTGGCTACGCTGCTCCCCTTCACCATCGTCCAGACCCAGCACCGCGGCGAGGTGCACTTCTGCTTCGCCAATGTCTTTGAGATCCAGTGGTTAGAGGTGACCATCGGCTTCCTGGTGCCCTTCTCCGTCATCGGCCTGTGCTACTCGCTGATCGTGCGTATCTTGATGCGGGCGCAGAAGCACCGGGGCCTGTGGCCTCGCAGACAGAAGGCCCTGAGGATGATCGGTGTGGTGGTGCTGGTGTTCTTCATCTGCTGGCTGCCTGAGAACATCTTCATCAGCATCCAGCTGCTGCATGGCACGGACGACCCGGCCCAGCGCAGCACCTTCAGCGGCCACCTGTGGCACGACTACCCGCTGACGGGCCACATCGTCAACCTGGCTGCCTTCTCCAACAGCTGCCTCAACCCCATCATCTACAGCTTCCTGGGGGAGACCTTCAGGGACAAGCTAAGACTCTTCATCAAGCAGAAGGCCAGTTGGTCCGTGCTCTACCGCTTCTGCCACCACACCCTAGATTTACACATACCTGTGAGGAGTGAGGTGTCGGAGGTGTAA